In a genomic window of Flavobacterium lipolyticum:
- a CDS encoding NUMOD4 domain-containing protein: MPQNRFYPNEEFKEIEINASLQLKYAISNKGRLISFTDEIQNGRILKGGLSDGYPTFRFKVKDDDKIVNKYLFLYKLVAHYFIPKESEEQTYVLHLDYNRSNDDVKNLCWATKTEMMAHSRKSPHVIQAKKNLIEHNLKADGRKLTTTKVMLIKKILARPEQKTRLKMIAKQFGVSEMQIRRIASGENWGHIKV, from the coding sequence ATGCCACAAAATAGATTTTATCCAAACGAAGAATTCAAAGAAATAGAAATAAACGCCTCACTACAACTTAAATATGCTATTTCAAACAAAGGCCGATTAATTAGTTTTACAGATGAAATTCAAAACGGACGTATTCTAAAAGGCGGTTTAAGCGATGGTTATCCTACTTTTAGATTTAAGGTTAAAGATGATGACAAAATTGTCAACAAATATCTTTTTCTGTACAAATTAGTCGCTCATTATTTCATTCCTAAAGAATCAGAAGAACAAACTTATGTACTCCATCTGGATTACAACCGCAGCAACGATGATGTAAAAAATTTATGCTGGGCAACAAAAACCGAAATGATGGCGCACAGCCGTAAGAGTCCGCATGTGATTCAGGCAAAAAAGAATCTGATCGAACACAATTTAAAAGCCGATGGACGAAAATTAACGACCACCAAAGTGATGTTAATTAAAAAAATCCTCGCACGCCCGGAACAAAAAACACGTCTGAAAATGATTGCCAAACAATTTGGCGTTAGCGAAATGCAAATACGACGTATCGCCAGCGGTGAAAACTGGGGCCATATAAAGGTCTGA
- the lpdA gene encoding dihydrolipoyl dehydrogenase produces the protein MKYDVIVLGSGPGGYVTAIRASQLGFKVAVIEKENLGGVCLNWGCIPTKALLKSAQVFDYLKHASDYGLKVSEFDKDFPAVVQRSRGVAEGMSKGVQFLMKKNKIDVIEGFGKLKPGKKLDVTDKDNKVTEYSADHIIIATGARSRELPNLPQDGVKVIGYRQAMTLPTQPKSMIIVGSGAIGVEFAHFYNSMGTEVTIVEFMPNVVPVEDEDISKQFERSLKKAGIKVMTNSSVERIDTTGAGVKAFVKTAKGEEVLEADIVLSAVGIKTNIENIGLEEVGIAVDRDKILVNAYNATNIPGYYAIGDVTPGQALAHVASAEGINCVEKIAGLHVDPIDYGNVPGCTYATPEIASVGLTEKQAKEKGYELKIGKFPFSASGKAKAAGTPDGFVKVIFDAKYGEWLGCHMIGAGVTDMIAEAVVARKLETTGHEILKSIHPHPTMSEAVMEAVADAYGEVIHL, from the coding sequence ATGAAATACGACGTTATTGTTTTAGGAAGTGGTCCCGGTGGATATGTAACAGCTATTAGAGCTTCACAATTAGGCTTTAAAGTAGCGGTAATTGAAAAAGAAAACTTAGGTGGTGTATGTTTAAACTGGGGATGTATCCCAACAAAAGCATTATTAAAATCAGCTCAGGTTTTTGATTATCTAAAACATGCTTCTGACTACGGATTGAAAGTTTCTGAGTTCGACAAAGATTTCCCTGCAGTGGTTCAACGCAGCCGTGGTGTTGCTGAAGGAATGAGCAAAGGAGTTCAATTCTTAATGAAAAAAAACAAAATTGACGTTATTGAAGGTTTTGGAAAACTAAAACCAGGTAAAAAACTTGACGTTACAGACAAAGACAATAAAGTTACCGAATATAGCGCTGATCATATTATCATCGCAACCGGTGCTCGCTCTCGTGAGTTACCAAACTTACCACAAGACGGCGTAAAAGTAATTGGTTACCGTCAGGCAATGACCTTACCAACTCAGCCAAAATCTATGATTATTGTAGGTTCAGGAGCAATTGGAGTTGAATTCGCTCATTTCTACAACTCAATGGGAACAGAAGTTACTATTGTAGAATTTATGCCAAATGTAGTTCCTGTAGAAGACGAAGACATCTCAAAACAATTTGAGCGTTCTTTGAAAAAAGCCGGAATTAAAGTAATGACCAACTCATCTGTTGAGCGTATTGACACAACAGGTGCAGGAGTAAAAGCTTTTGTTAAAACAGCAAAAGGAGAAGAAGTTCTTGAAGCTGACATTGTACTTTCTGCAGTTGGAATCAAAACTAACATTGAAAACATCGGTTTGGAAGAAGTTGGAATCGCTGTTGACAGAGATAAAATCCTAGTAAACGCTTACAACGCCACTAATATTCCTGGATACTACGCTATTGGAGACGTTACTCCAGGACAAGCTTTGGCTCACGTAGCTTCTGCTGAAGGAATTAACTGTGTAGAAAAAATTGCAGGTTTACACGTAGACCCAATCGATTACGGAAACGTTCCGGGTTGTACTTATGCAACTCCAGAAATCGCTTCTGTAGGTTTAACTGAAAAACAAGCAAAAGAAAAAGGTTACGAATTAAAAATTGGTAAATTCCCTTTCTCAGCTTCTGGAAAAGCTAAAGCTGCCGGAACTCCGGACGGATTCGTAAAAGTAATCTTTGATGCGAAATACGGAGAATGGTTAGGATGCCACATGATTGGTGCAGGTGTTACCGATATGATTGCAGAAGCAGTTGTAGCCCGTAAACTTGAAACTACAGGTCATGAAATTCTTAAATCGATCCACCCTCACCCAACCATGAGTGAGGCTGTTATGGAAGCTGTTGCTGATGCTTACGGCGAAGTAATTCACTTGTAA
- a CDS encoding T9SS type A sorting domain-containing protein: MKKKLLILLCLLSLSAFAQTTLIPDQNFEQKLISLGLDTVLDGKVLTSNISSVTSLDISSSSIKSLRGLHAFTNLETLICSNNEIIGLDFPNNPKLSTLICHSNKIQSLDVSKNPRLQNLDCQSNEINYLDISQNTFLTQLNCSKNKLSSLNTSKNLRLKGLYCSDNILNSLNLSGNTLLTELNCNTNRIKSLTISDNTGLIDLYCENNRITTLDLSKQKELKNVNLKSNDLVNLNIKNGNNTSLNVNNLNLAHNSQLLCIQVDNVMYSSMNWEYVKDLQTSYSTDCPTYTVIPDTNFENALIALGIDSGTPDRKVLTSNVSTVTTLDLGINTTITDLTGIQDFTALQTLICRGNTGQVINGGNGKLKILDISKNANLTTLDCSYNQLINLDVTKNPLLVSLKCNINRFDKIDITKNVNLDYLDVSSNSIFQLDVSKIPTLRYLRADNTKLTSLDVSSNPAMVGLFCNNSDLRSLNLKNGNNQLISAQDINFKGNPNLNCIQVDNAVNATANWSASKDAATNYSTECLNDSFTLIPDSNFENALITLGIDAGVPDGKILTSKVSSVTKLDLGTNTTITDLTGIQDFKALEWLVCKGNTGRAGDGGNGKLKTLDVSKNTNLTILECSFNQLTNLDVTHNPLLRSLRCSVNKLTAIDVSQNTKLDDLDVGSNQITTLDVSKIPTLRFLTAESTKLTTLDLSSNPALVGLFCRSSDLTSLNLRNGKNQLIVPQSITFTGNPNLTCIQVDDAAFSTANWSAAKDPAANYSTNCSNGLFTLIPDSNFESALISLGIDSGVPDGKVLTSNVSSVTKLDLGTNATITDLTGIQDFTALQRLICHGNFGHMDTGGNGNLTTIDVTKNTKLTVLDISYNKITALDVSKNPLLISLKCSVNKLTKIDVSQNIKLDNLDISNNYITQLDISKIPTLRYLSADYTKLTSLDISSNPVMVGLSCNNSTLTSLNLKNGQNQLIAAQSINFKENPNLTCIQVDNAVNATANWSAAKDASANYSNECQTGPYTLIPDSSFESALISLGIDSGVPDGKVLTSNVSSVTKLDLGTNTTITDLTGIQSFTALQRLICRGNFGGAGNGGNGKLTTVDVSKNTKLTVLDISYNKITDLDVSNNPLLISLKCSVNKLTKIDVSQTIKLDNLDISSNHISQLDISKIPTLRYLNTDYTKLMALDLSSNPALVGLLCNNSALISLNLKNGQNQLIAAQSINFKGNPDLTCIQVDDAVFSTANWSAAKDTIVNYSNECPTNLYTLIPDSNFEKALITLGIDSGIPDGKVLTSNVSSVTKLDLGTNTTITDLTGIQNFTALRHLICHGDSGNASAGGNGKLKTLDVSKNINLTVLDCSSNQLTSLDVTHNPLLRSLICRVNKLTKIDVSKNTKLNEFNIDSNNITALNVSEIPTLSVLSANYTKLTTLDLSSNPALTGILCYNSALTSLNLKNGQNQLIGSQSIRFKGNPNLACIQVDNVAYSNAYWGAAKDALVNYANDCPSTTLYTLIPDINFENRLISLGIDSGVADGKVLTTKINTVTTLDVSSSNLSNLTGIEGFVALKKLDCFNNQLTTLNLSQNTALEIVTCQLNKLSNIDISKNTALNEFTCNRNSLTTLDVSNNSNLRLLDCGENKLTNLDISKNSSLEIVFCLKNELTTLDFSNNPKLITLNCDYNLLQTLNVSANTNLGLLSCHTNQLAALDVSKNQLLETVYCGENLLKTIDVTKNLNLKALGCQKNQLTNIDISKNTGLGYLNCSNNQLTNLDVTQNPNLSSIHCYFNQLKTVDVSKNTELKFFQCYSNQITNLDLSKNLKLMELFCTSNRLENLDLSNNIGLTYLNCSSNALTTLNMKNGKNTIMSNYNFDLKNNPKLSCIQVDNASYSTINWSSAKDATANYSNECQNDLYTLIPDSNFENKLIKLGIDSGTPDGRVLTSSVNTVTSLDVSLSNITDLTGLEDFTSLTSLKCQANYTLKALDVTKNIHLTTLDCSNNYLITTLDVSKNTALVDLNCYYNKLSTLDVSSNTNLTSLQCGSNKLTSLEVTNNKALTKLTLGYNQISSLDVSQNILLESLDCTSNQISDLNIRSNTKLTELWAGNNLYSSLDVSNNTALKSLICNTNQLTSIDVSKNTALTRLLVYQNKIASIDISNNTLLSSFDCGTNLITNLNVSKNIDLQFLYCDKNKLTTLDVSANTKLGTFDCANNLLTNLDVSNNKNLRSLECESNKLVSLNLKNGNNYRFDPLPGSDPNFILYRIDFRNNPDLTCIQVDDAYYSNEKWSTRKDPKAKFSEDCNNSTLITDSNFEDFLIAAGIDTDGKNGKVATSSIANIKILDISNSNISDLKGIENFTALEKFICKGNLITTVDMSNNTQLNYLDVSNNPLTSINVSKNKLLKEFYCNGIQIILKKSTSTPSRLTTLDLSNNTLLTKFNCSNNQLSSLDLSKNTNLIEVNCSNNLLTDLNLQNGNNGILVNLNLKNNAQLTCIKVDNPSFSTATWTDAKDEIAKYSTTCRTLETNEQVFNHINIYPNPSQGELYITNVSVTKATIYDSLGKIVKVISLKADTQENYIDLKGIAKGVYYIFIENPEAHTVKKIILK; this comes from the coding sequence ATGAAGAAAAAACTACTTATCTTACTGTGTTTACTCAGTTTATCTGCTTTTGCACAAACTACTTTAATCCCTGATCAAAATTTCGAACAAAAACTAATCTCTCTCGGATTGGATACCGTTCTTGATGGAAAAGTGCTAACTTCAAACATTTCCTCTGTTACTTCTTTGGATATAAGTTCCAGTTCTATTAAAAGTCTTAGAGGCCTTCATGCTTTTACTAATCTTGAGACTTTAATTTGTTCCAACAATGAAATAATCGGTTTAGACTTTCCTAATAATCCTAAACTTTCTACTTTGATTTGTCATTCCAATAAAATACAAAGTTTAGATGTTAGTAAAAACCCCCGCCTGCAAAATTTAGACTGCCAATCCAATGAAATAAATTATTTGGATATATCCCAAAATACTTTTCTAACACAGTTAAATTGTTCTAAAAATAAACTGAGTTCTTTAAACACTTCTAAAAATTTAAGACTTAAGGGACTGTATTGTTCAGATAACATACTGAATTCTTTAAACCTTAGCGGCAATACCTTACTTACTGAACTTAACTGCAATACTAACAGGATTAAAAGTCTTACTATTTCCGATAACACGGGTTTAATAGATTTATATTGCGAAAACAACCGAATAACTACTTTGGATCTTTCTAAACAGAAAGAGCTTAAAAATGTTAATTTGAAGTCTAACGATCTTGTAAATCTCAATATAAAAAACGGCAACAATACATCCTTAAATGTCAATAATCTAAATTTAGCACACAATTCACAGTTGTTATGCATACAAGTTGATAATGTAATGTACTCCAGTATGAATTGGGAATACGTAAAGGATCTTCAAACAAGTTATTCTACCGACTGCCCTACTTATACTGTAATACCTGATACTAATTTCGAAAATGCTCTTATTGCTTTAGGAATTGATTCAGGAACTCCCGACAGAAAAGTTTTAACTTCAAACGTTTCTACTGTAACTACACTAGATTTAGGGATTAATACAACTATTACAGATCTAACCGGAATACAAGACTTTACAGCACTTCAGACTCTAATTTGTCGTGGAAATACAGGTCAGGTAATCAACGGAGGGAATGGAAAATTAAAAATTCTTGATATTTCTAAAAACGCAAACCTGACCACTCTGGATTGCTCCTATAACCAGCTTATAAATTTAGATGTCACCAAAAATCCTTTACTGGTTTCGTTAAAATGTAACATCAATAGATTTGATAAAATTGATATTACTAAAAATGTCAATCTGGACTATCTTGATGTAAGCAGTAATTCTATTTTTCAACTTGACGTTTCCAAAATTCCAACTTTGCGTTACCTGAGAGCTGACAACACCAAACTTACCTCACTAGATGTTTCCTCTAATCCCGCAATGGTTGGATTATTTTGTAACAATTCGGATTTAAGAAGTTTGAACTTAAAAAATGGAAATAACCAATTAATTTCAGCACAAGATATAAACTTTAAGGGAAACCCAAATTTAAACTGTATTCAGGTCGACAATGCCGTAAATGCTACTGCAAACTGGTCTGCTTCCAAAGATGCCGCTACAAATTATTCAACCGAATGTCTAAATGATTCATTTACATTGATTCCCGACAGCAACTTTGAAAATGCACTTATAACTTTAGGAATCGATGCTGGAGTTCCGGATGGAAAAATCCTGACTTCAAAAGTTTCTTCTGTCACGAAATTAGATTTAGGAACCAATACAACTATTACAGATCTGACCGGAATACAAGATTTCAAAGCCCTTGAGTGGCTGGTTTGCAAAGGAAATACTGGTCGCGCAGGTGATGGTGGAAACGGAAAACTAAAAACACTTGACGTCTCCAAAAATACAAATCTAACGATTCTTGAATGCTCTTTTAATCAACTTACCAATTTAGATGTAACGCATAACCCATTACTGCGTTCCTTAAGATGTAGTGTAAATAAATTAACAGCAATTGATGTTTCTCAAAACACAAAACTGGATGATCTTGATGTAGGCAGTAATCAAATTACTACGCTTGATGTCTCAAAAATTCCAACTTTACGTTTTCTGACTGCCGAATCTACTAAACTTACCACATTAGATCTTTCCTCTAATCCGGCACTGGTTGGATTATTTTGCAGAAGTTCCGATTTGACAAGTTTAAATCTAAGAAATGGTAAAAACCAATTAATTGTACCGCAGAGTATAACCTTTACCGGAAATCCAAATTTAACTTGTATACAGGTTGATGATGCAGCATTTTCTACTGCAAACTGGTCTGCCGCAAAAGATCCGGCAGCAAACTATTCAACCAACTGTTCGAATGGTTTATTTACACTAATTCCTGACAGTAATTTCGAAAGTGCCCTTATTTCCTTAGGAATTGATTCAGGTGTTCCGGACGGAAAAGTACTGACTTCAAACGTTTCTTCGGTGACAAAATTAGATTTAGGAACCAATGCAACCATTACTGATCTAACCGGAATTCAAGATTTTACAGCGCTTCAACGGTTAATTTGTCATGGGAATTTTGGACACATGGATACAGGTGGAAATGGAAATTTGACTACTATTGACGTTACTAAAAACACAAAACTAACTGTTCTTGACATCTCGTACAATAAAATTACAGCTTTAGATGTATCTAAGAATCCGTTATTGATTTCATTAAAGTGCAGCGTAAATAAACTAACCAAAATCGACGTTTCTCAAAATATAAAACTGGATAATCTTGACATCAGCAATAATTATATTACACAGCTTGACATTTCGAAAATTCCAACTTTACGTTACCTAAGCGCTGATTACACAAAACTTACATCACTGGATATTTCCTCTAATCCGGTAATGGTTGGGCTATCTTGTAACAATTCGACTTTAACAAGTTTAAATCTAAAAAATGGACAAAATCAATTGATTGCAGCGCAAAGCATAAACTTTAAGGAAAATCCAAACTTAACTTGTATTCAGGTTGATAATGCCGTAAATGCTACTGCAAACTGGTCTGCTGCAAAAGATGCTTCTGCCAATTACTCAAATGAATGTCAGACTGGTCCGTACACTCTTATTCCTGACAGCAGTTTCGAAAGTGCTCTTATTTCCTTAGGAATTGATTCAGGTGTTCCGGACGGAAAAGTACTGACTTCAAACGTTTCTTCGGTGACAAAATTAGATTTAGGAACCAATACTACTATTACAGATCTAACCGGAATACAAAGCTTTACAGCACTTCAACGGTTAATTTGTCGTGGGAATTTTGGCGGTGCAGGTAATGGAGGAAACGGAAAATTGACTACTGTTGATGTTTCTAAAAACACAAAATTGACTGTTCTTGATATCTCGTACAATAAAATTACTGATTTAGATGTATCTAATAATCCCTTACTAATTTCATTAAAATGCAGCGTAAATAAACTAACCAAAATTGACGTTTCGCAAACTATAAAATTGGATAATCTTGACATTAGTAGTAATCATATTTCACAGCTTGATATTTCTAAAATTCCAACTTTACGCTATCTAAATACTGACTATACAAAACTTATGGCATTAGATCTTTCCTCTAACCCAGCGTTAGTTGGATTACTATGTAATAATTCGGCTTTGATAAGTTTGAATCTAAAAAATGGACAAAACCAATTAATTGCAGCGCAAAGCATAAACTTTAAGGGAAATCCGGATTTAACTTGTATTCAGGTTGATGATGCGGTATTCTCTACTGCAAACTGGTCTGCCGCCAAAGATACTATTGTCAATTATTCAAACGAATGTCCTACTAATCTGTATACACTAATTCCTGACAGTAATTTCGAAAAAGCTCTTATTACTTTAGGGATTGATTCAGGAATTCCTGACGGAAAAGTTTTGACTTCAAACGTTTCTTCTGTAACAAAATTAGATTTAGGAACCAATACAACCATTACAGATCTAACCGGAATACAGAATTTTACTGCACTAAGACACCTAATTTGTCATGGGGATTCTGGTAATGCAAGTGCTGGAGGAAACGGAAAACTAAAAACACTCGATGTTTCAAAAAACATCAACCTAACGGTTCTTGATTGCTCTAGTAACCAACTTACAAGTTTAGATGTAACTCATAATCCTTTATTACGTTCATTAATTTGCCGTGTAAATAAACTAACCAAAATTGATGTTTCCAAAAACACAAAACTAAATGAATTTAATATAGACAGTAATAACATTACAGCCCTTAATGTCTCAGAAATTCCAACTTTAAGTGTCCTGAGTGCTAACTACACAAAACTTACGACATTAGATCTTTCCTCTAACCCAGCGTTAACTGGAATACTTTGTTACAATTCGGCTTTGACAAGTTTAAATCTAAAAAATGGACAAAACCAATTAATTGGATCGCAAAGCATTAGATTTAAAGGAAATCCAAATTTAGCCTGCATACAGGTTGATAATGTCGCTTACTCAAATGCCTACTGGGGTGCCGCAAAAGATGCATTGGTAAATTATGCTAACGATTGTCCGTCAACCACTTTATATACTCTTATTCCGGATATTAACTTTGAAAATAGATTAATTTCACTAGGAATTGATTCAGGGGTAGCCGATGGAAAAGTTTTAACTACAAAGATTAATACCGTAACAACTTTAGATGTTTCATCGTCAAACTTATCAAATCTGACAGGAATTGAAGGTTTTGTCGCCTTGAAAAAATTAGACTGTTTCAACAATCAATTAACCACTTTAAACTTATCCCAAAATACGGCATTAGAAATCGTAACCTGCCAATTGAATAAATTGTCAAATATAGATATCTCTAAAAATACTGCCTTGAACGAATTTACATGCAACAGAAATTCATTAACAACTTTAGACGTTTCTAACAATTCAAATTTAAGGCTTTTAGATTGTGGCGAAAACAAATTAACTAACCTAGACATTAGTAAAAACAGCTCCTTAGAAATTGTATTCTGCCTTAAAAATGAATTGACCACTTTAGATTTTTCTAATAACCCTAAGTTAATTACCTTAAATTGCGATTATAATCTTCTGCAAACCCTCAATGTATCAGCAAATACTAATTTGGGCCTTTTGTCTTGTCATACCAATCAATTGGCAGCTTTAGATGTCTCAAAAAACCAATTATTAGAGACGGTATACTGCGGTGAAAATTTATTGAAGACTATAGACGTTACTAAAAACTTAAATTTAAAGGCCTTAGGTTGCCAAAAAAATCAATTAACAAATATTGATATTTCAAAAAATACTGGATTAGGCTATCTTAATTGTTCTAATAATCAACTAACAAACTTAGACGTAACCCAGAATCCCAATTTATCTTCGATACATTGCTATTTTAATCAATTAAAAACGGTAGATGTTTCTAAAAATACTGAATTGAAATTTTTTCAATGTTACTCTAACCAAATAACAAATCTTGATCTGTCAAAAAATCTAAAATTGATGGAATTATTTTGTACTTCTAATAGATTAGAAAATTTAGATCTTTCAAATAATATTGGTCTAACCTATTTAAACTGTTCTTCTAATGCGTTAACAACTTTAAATATGAAGAATGGAAAAAATACGATTATGAGCAATTACAATTTTGATCTTAAAAATAATCCAAAGCTTAGTTGTATTCAGGTTGATAACGCTTCATATTCTACTATTAATTGGAGCAGCGCAAAAGATGCTACAGCAAATTACTCAAACGAATGCCAGAATGATTTATACACGCTTATTCCTGACAGCAATTTCGAAAACAAATTGATTAAATTGGGAATTGATTCCGGAACTCCTGACGGAAGAGTATTAACCTCTAGTGTTAACACCGTAACGTCTTTAGATGTCTCCCTAAGCAATATTACAGACTTGACAGGCCTAGAAGACTTTACCTCTTTGACATCATTAAAATGTCAAGCAAATTATACTTTAAAAGCTCTGGATGTTACAAAAAATATCCATTTAACTACATTGGACTGTAGCAATAATTATCTTATAACAACATTAGATGTATCAAAAAATACGGCTTTAGTTGATTTAAATTGTTATTACAATAAACTGAGCACTTTAGATGTAAGCTCAAATACAAACTTAACCTCTCTACAATGTGGGTCCAATAAGTTAACAAGCTTAGAGGTTACAAATAATAAAGCCTTAACTAAACTAACTCTTGGATACAACCAGATTTCAAGTTTAGATGTATCGCAAAATATCCTGTTAGAGTCTTTAGATTGCACCTCAAATCAAATTTCAGACTTAAACATCCGTTCGAATACAAAATTAACTGAACTGTGGGCTGGAAACAACCTGTACTCTTCGTTAGATGTTTCAAATAATACTGCTTTGAAATCGCTAATATGTAATACAAATCAATTAACATCAATAGACGTTTCCAAAAATACTGCATTGACAAGATTGTTAGTCTACCAAAATAAGATAGCAAGTATAGACATTTCAAACAATACTCTATTAAGCTCTTTTGATTGTGGTACGAATTTAATCACCAATCTTAATGTCTCAAAAAATATAGATTTGCAATTTTTATACTGTGACAAGAATAAATTAACCACCTTAGATGTCTCTGCAAATACTAAGCTTGGCACATTCGATTGTGCTAACAACCTGCTCACTAACCTGGATGTTTCTAATAACAAAAATTTAAGGTCGCTTGAATGTGAATCCAACAAACTGGTAAGTCTAAACCTAAAAAATGGTAATAATTATAGGTTTGATCCACTTCCAGGCTCTGATCCTAATTTTATTTTATATAGAATAGATTTTAGAAACAACCCTGATTTAACTTGTATTCAGGTTGATGATGCTTATTATTCAAACGAGAAATGGTCCACAAGAAAAGATCCAAAGGCAAAATTTAGCGAAGATTGCAACAATAGTACTTTGATAACAGATTCTAATTTTGAAGATTTTCTTATTGCTGCAGGTATTGACACTGACGGAAAAAATGGAAAAGTTGCCACCTCCAGTATTGCTAATATTAAAATTCTGGACATTTCAAATTCAAACATCTCGGATTTAAAAGGAATTGAAAACTTCACCGCTTTAGAGAAATTTATCTGTAAAGGAAATTTAATTACTACAGTTGACATGTCGAATAACACTCAGTTAAACTATCTGGACGTCTCAAACAATCCGCTGACTAGTATTAATGTTTCTAAAAATAAATTATTAAAAGAATTTTATTGTAATGGAATACAAATTATTCTTAAAAAATCGACTTCGACCCCTAGCAGGTTAACAACTTTAGATCTATCGAACAATACTTTGTTAACAAAATTTAACTGTTCGAACAATCAGCTGTCAAGTCTTGATTTATCAAAAAACACTAATTTAATAGAAGTAAACTGTTCTAATAACCTTCTAACCGATTTGAATTTACAAAATGGAAACAACGGTATCTTAGTCAACTTAAATTTAAAAAACAATGCTCAGTTAACTTGTATAAAAGTTGACAATCCTTCTTTCTCAACTGCTACCTGGACAGATGCAAAAGATGAAATCGCAAAATATTCGACAACTTGCCGTACTTTAGAAACAAATGAGCAGGTTTTTAACCACATCAATATTTATCCAAATCCATCTCAGGGCGAGTTATACATTACAAACGTGTCAGTAACAAAAGCAACGATCTATGATAGTTTGGGTAAAATTGTAAAAGTAATATCCTTAAAAGCAGATACTCAGGAAAATTACATCGATTTAAAAGGAATAGCCAAAGGAGTTTACTACATCTTTATCGAAAACCCTGAAGCACACACCGTTAAAAAAATCATCCTTAAATAA
- a CDS encoding SPFH domain-containing protein: MTLPFIEIIEATTSDPNLLMWKFADEDKEIKNGAKLTVRESQQVMLLNEGQLADVYLPGLHTLSTENIPVLSKLKGWKYGFESPFKVDVYFFNTHQFINNKWGTPAPILLNDPQFGQIRIRAFGSFDIKITDVAKFFRQYAGTYKQLTIFELQNQLRDFVAPKFGEVLANENITVTDVAGNITQLGKKIEPYLKPYFEQFGIELTQFVITSVTLPEEVTAHYDKITNMNMVTDMDKFTKFNTATAIGDKGTALHEATQNALSMGILLNQLQQNKETSKEEIKDDLTSKLQKLKSLFDAGLIDEEEFKSKKTELLSQL; this comes from the coding sequence ATGACATTACCTTTCATAGAAATAATAGAAGCCACTACCAGTGATCCTAATTTGCTAATGTGGAAATTTGCTGATGAAGACAAAGAAATCAAAAACGGCGCAAAACTAACCGTCCGAGAAAGTCAACAGGTCATGCTTTTAAATGAAGGTCAGCTTGCGGATGTTTATTTACCCGGACTTCACACTTTGTCTACAGAAAACATTCCTGTCCTAAGCAAACTCAAAGGCTGGAAATACGGATTTGAAAGTCCGTTTAAAGTCGATGTTTACTTTTTCAATACGCATCAGTTTATCAATAACAAATGGGGAACTCCTGCCCCAATTCTCCTAAACGATCCTCAATTTGGACAAATCAGGATACGGGCTTTTGGAAGTTTTGATATTAAAATTACAGATGTTGCCAAATTCTTTCGCCAATATGCCGGAACTTACAAGCAGCTTACCATTTTCGAACTGCAAAATCAATTAAGAGATTTTGTCGCTCCAAAATTTGGTGAAGTTTTAGCAAACGAAAACATAACTGTTACGGATGTTGCCGGAAACATAACGCAATTGGGCAAAAAAATAGAGCCTTATCTCAAACCCTATTTCGAGCAATTTGGAATTGAGCTGACTCAGTTCGTTATTACCAGCGTAACCTTACCGGAAGAAGTAACAGCACATTACGACAAAATCACCAACATGAATATGGTAACCGATATGGATAAATTTACCAAATTCAATACCGCAACTGCCATCGGCGATAAGGGAACAGCACTTCACGAGGCAACGCAAAATGCTTTAAGCATGGGGATTCTTTTAAATCAACTACAGCAGAATAAAGAGACTTCAAAAGAAGAAATAAAAGACGATCTAACCTCAAAACTTCAAAAACTAAAATCTTTGTTTGATGCCGGTTTAATTGATGAAGAGGAATTTAAATCGAAGAAAACAGAATTACTAAGTCAGTTATAA